Proteins from one Mytilus galloprovincialis chromosome 11, xbMytGall1.hap1.1, whole genome shotgun sequence genomic window:
- the LOC143051705 gene encoding uncharacterized protein LOC143051705, translating into MLEGEEDLVTINCSLQRHVNTQIDNILHECAECGKRFSQLGNLKKHMLTHTGEKPHGCDICGNRFSQLSDLQMHIRTHTGDKPHGCGVCGKRFIQLSSLKIHMRIHTGEKPHDCDVCGKRFSELGNLQRHTRTHTGEKPHGCDICGKRFSRLGDLQNHMRTHTGDKPHDCNVCGKGFIQRITLQRHMRIHTGDKPHECGVCGKGFSQHGSLQSHMRTHTVAKPHDCGVYGKRLSHHVSLEGHI; encoded by the coding sequence ATGTTAGAGGGAGAAGAGGATTTAGTCACAATCAATTGTTCTTTACAGAGACATGTAAACACACAGATAGATAATATACTTCATGAATGTGCAGAATGTGGTAAACGGTTTAGTCAGCTTGGAAATTTAAAGAAACACATGCtaacacatacaggtgaaaaaCCTCATggctgtgatatatgtggtaaccGGTTTAGTCAGCTTAGTGATTTACAAATGCACATCAGAACACACACAGGTGATAAACCTCATGGCTGTGGTGTATGTGGTAAACGGTTTATTCAGCTTAGTAGTTTAAAAattcacatgagaatacatacaggggagaaacctcatgactgtgatgtatgtggtaaacggTTTAGTGAGCTTGGTAATTTACAGAGACACacgagaacacatacaggtgaaaaaCCTCATggctgtgatatatgtggtaaacgGTTCAGTCGGCTTGGTGACTTACAAaatcacatgagaacacataccgGTGACAAACCTCATGACTgtaatgtatgtggtaaaggatttATTCAGCGTATTACTttacagagacacatgagaatacatacaggcgATAAACCTCATGAATGtggtgtatgtggtaaagggtttagtcaacATGGTAGTTTACAGAGTCACATGAGAACTCATACAGTTGCCAAACCACATGACTGTGGTGTATATGGCAAACGGCTAAGTCATCACGTGAGCTTAGAGGGACACATTTGA